Genomic DNA from Larus michahellis chromosome 3, bLarMic1.1, whole genome shotgun sequence:
TTTGGTGTGGGACAGAAAGCAGGTCAACCCACAGGACTGTAAAGAAAACCACGGGCTGTGAAAAGGGAAGTACACTAAGGATATACTGTGGGTGAGGCATTAGCCTAGCCATCACCTCACACTGCAAAGGGAGAGGCATTAAACAGGTAAGTACACTCATAGCgtacattttcttcaaaactttggaaactaattttaaatataaagcattttaattggttttttttggtccctAGTGGTTATGGGCTGAAAAGTGTCTCTGAATTGCATGATTTCTTCTATAGCAAATATATGCCCTATGATGTAGAAGTATGcaaataattgttttgtttaaCATCTATTTTTGCTTATACAAGAGATTTAAAGCTTAATAGTGTCTGAATGTGATGTTGAAACATTGAATCAATTGTAACATGCAAATCCAAACTGCTGCTTGGAACACTGAGGTGTTCCTGTGCCAAAACCAGTGtcataaagcttaaaaaaaaaaaaaaaaaaaagaaaaaaaaaaactcctcaTCTTCTACTACATAGAACATATAAAATTGTGGAAGGGCTGCCAGAAAGGCCACGAGACTTGCCTTCTAATTGTGGCTTTCCCAATAGCAACAGCACACAGCTGGCATGGTTCACAACTGTTGCAGTAAAACCAGCAGTCTGGCTCTTTCACTCCTCTTCTGCTTAGGAAGCCTACGAACAGCAGCAAAGAACTGAAGGCATTTGTAGACTCAAGAACCCAACCTGCATTATTCCGTCCACTTTTGGCAGGTTATCTTTGCAACCCTAGGGGCACAgaacatatatgtgtgtatacagtACATAAAGCTTACACGGTATACAAACCATCAGTAcaggctctctctctctctcttgcaagGGAAACTTCCCATGTACTAGTGGCAGCTAGTCCCAGTGTTTAACATGTACAGACTAACAACTTTCTTTGACCTAGAAGTCATTCTGATAAGTTCTGTTCCCTCTCTTGGGCCATTCCTCCTCCATCCATTTCAGCAGCACTTTCACAACATCAATTCTCTTATAAAATTTACAGAGATCAATCAGCTGCTCCACAGTCCTGTCACTATTCCGTAGCAAGAACTCCAAGGTGGGACTTTGGGGCTTCTGTTCAAGGAAACACAATTCATCGTAAGTCATCCCCCACTTGCTTGCTAAATTTCTCCAGTTTTTCACTGTTGGGTGGCAGGGATCCAGCTTTAGCCTCACTGTGTACAACAAGTCCTCATCATTGAGCATGTCACTGATGGTCGGTGCACGGAATACGCACAAGGAGCAGGTGCCATTTTCCTTGCAGGTTTTCTTGAGATCTGCAGTGAAAACCATGACATGGGGAGAAGTTAGGATCTATTGCTGTGGTATCACCAGGAACAAAAAGTTAAAAGCACAAAGGGTTGAAGAGTATTATGTTCCTgtgaataatttctgaaatagTCAGAATAGTGACATGTTAATGCCTTTCCTTGTAAAGTACTTATGAAATGATCTAAGACTTCTCTCTTCACTACAATCAGTGGCTATAATCAAAAGGACAGTATTTCGAAAGCACCATATTTATACTTTTATAGAAAAGGCATGCAATTCTATCCAGTGTGTGAGCTGGGATattccccttttttgtttttgggaACTATGTCGCTTCCTCGAATCTGCCATAATCCCTGCTTACATCACTAACAGGATTATGTGCACATTCTGTACATCTTGTATACATATATTGTAGGATGAAGGAAAAGGCTTTGCACTTCTGAACTGCTGCTTTTGTAACAACATGAAATATTTGCACCAAGAGAATCTCTGCTGACAGCTGCAAACACAACTAACATCTAGTACTTTAACACAATGAAAAACTGGAAATGTTCCTTTGCTTTGTAAGGGCTCTTGCAATAAAGACTGTCCCTGTTCTACCAAGCAAGCCTATTTTAAATGCGCATTATGGAAAGGAATAAAGTGCATACTCATCTAtgtgtgagaaaaataaaaataccaagtTGCTGTAAGTAGGTGGTGATAGGTTCTAAAATTTGCATCAAATACTGAAAAGTGCTGTTTAGAGGTCTCCCACACACAACAGTCAATGTCTCCTCAGCATTGTCAACAATGTGATGCTATCAGActatattatatattaataacCCATAAAAGCACATACAAATCAGTTTTAGTCATACTTCCAGTTAAAGACTAATACTAAGACCTTTAACATTGCAGTGGTGTAGGGCACTGTTTGAGCATTTTGGCTGTGGATATGACCTTAactctccctgctcctttttgAAGGCAGGGAGAGTTCGGTATGTCAAAGAGTAGTAGATAACAGATGCAGCCTAAAAGCACTTTCTAAAGCTTTTGTCCTCCAGCCTCATTGTATAGCTTGAAATAGGGCAGTAACTGGTCCCACTTGGGATAAAACTCTTTGAAAAAGGGGCACTACGATAAGAAAACTGATACTGATCAAAAGAgtgattaaaaacaacaacaggaaacAGTGACACAATTTACAAGCGCCAGATCAGTGTTGGTCTAGGAGACCTGAACTGTTTCTCTGGCAAAGGGCAAATCTGATACTCAGCACCACCTACTCATAgaggtttggttggttggttggttgggttttccTTTGGAGTAATCGTTGTCAGATTGTGTGAAAATTCCAGAAAGACCGTcgcattgtgattttttttttttaattctgaatattAGTGCTATAAAAGCGTCTCAGCTGAATGTAGCTTCTGCACGCactttggtggtgttttgtttttttttttaagggaagaacaGACTACTGTTATTTCTGTAACGTTGCTCATCAGCTTGCTTTTTTAGCAGGCCAAAGACAACTTCTGAAGTTTTCAACAAGTTAGGACGTGCAGCAAGAACACTGCTGCAGACACATAACTTCATACAAATGCTTAGATTCCCTGTTAAGGGGAAACATGTTCTGGTGACATCTTTGCTCACGGGTATTCCACAGGCCTTGCAGctgttttctacagaaatacATACGTAAACTATTATGTTCTTCTTGCGAACCCTAAACTCTTGCTGAAGTGAGACAAAATTTGCTTGCTTCACTCATACCAAGATTTAGTTATACAAACAAGGCAAAATGAATGTAATCCAATCAAAGTTCTGGCTGAGCTCAAAGGGCAGGAGAGCACCCTATCTGAATTTcatcttattttgctttgcaaggATGCCAGAGTAAGTTTTATCCTCCAGTAGAAGCAAGGAAGAAGAAGTAAAGACAACACAGGGCACAGTTATAGgtaaacaaaactaaaccaacCTGCTTCTTGTGCTATACCATGTGCAGACTACCAAAAGCATTATAAAGAAACCTGCTTTTCTAAGATGCCCTGTGTTAGATACAGATGAGCAAATCATGACCTACCCACCTAATTGCATGATCCTAATGCTACATGATAGGACAAGCTTATTTATTAACAGGAAATTCTCAGTTGTTCACTGTTAGATTAACAGGGCTGTGTATCGTCCAAACACACCCCAGCCGAGCTCATACAATTATGGGATAAACCCCACAGCCCACCTCCAGCTTCTGCTCCCTGCAGGTAGCTGTTTACAGATTTCTTCCAAAGGTGGATTTACTAGATGCATTTGGAAAGCCCAACTTACACATTTTGTATGGTCTGCATTATTGATCACCACCCCCTTTAGAACAAAGAGGAAGCTGTAAATGACACTGGTAATAAAATGAGCTCCACAAGCATTGATTACCCAGGCAGTTCTTGGTTATGACAGATAGCAGTTTCACAGAAAAATCTAGGAATAAAATATGTAGAACAGTAAAGCTGACATACTACCTGAAAGTGATTCATCAGTATGGCTTTGCGTGTCTTTGTCTTCTGGCtacaatgcagaaaacaaatataaatcagAACAATGTATTTAAACATGAGAATAACTATTTGACTAACTTACAAGTGCCAGGAGATTACTCAGAAAGGTCCCGAGCTGCTTGTAAAGTCAGACAGGGAATATATCTGGTTTTGAGGAATTACAGACAATCTGCAGTCTTTTCAGGCAGTATTTTCATGCTTTAACTCATAAAACTGCCCTGTTTGTTGGACCCACAATGTCGTCTTTATTGATGATATGCTATGGCGTTACACCTTTTGAATAATTTGTTCTTAATCCCTCAACAGTTGTTGAACAATTCATATGGTTtgattaaaaagattttttaaatactttttaatgaaaaaaaaatgagaattttgcCAGTAACATAGAGCAGTAAGGGATTGTTTTGTTGATCTAGGAAAAGTGGAGGAGCTTTTTTTACAAATTTCTTTACATACATAGGAAGCTTTTCTAGACAACAGTTGGATTTGAACATTTCTGCTGGTTCACATCTAACCCTCCTCCTATTTGAAGTAAACATTCCCTCAGTGGCTTTTTGCCCGATAATTAAACATACTGAAATTTCTTAGCAGCTTGAGACTGCAACACACATTGTAACATTTCAATTTACCATTTGGAGAGCAACATCTGAAAACTGGAAGGATAGCACCTTGATCCTAAGACTGCGGTAAACTGCAGCTGCCCTTACTTTAAGTACGCGGGTGTGGAGCCAGGTGAAATAGCTTTCTTCTGTTGAGGATTTAAAGATGAAAGCAGATGGGGATTTTCCCCTTAGATAGCTGCAGTAAAAGTATTGTTGATTTTTTCATATTGCGTAATTCTTCCAAAACTATCACAGCAGGCTTTTTAACATTTTGCAGGCTGTGCATGGAAACACAAATCAACTGGGTAACAATACCATGTAATAAGACACTCTATTCCTAACTGCTACACCTTCTTCACTAAGAAATCCACTAAAAATAGAATATAGGCAGTTTCAGTTGATGTGGTAAACATGCATACATTCACAGTCCAATTATAAAGAAGGTAAACTATCtccaaaatattaaaagactttgttaggaaaggaaaaatttgcaTGTTGTTCTCAGCATTTCTTTATTCCCTGAAAACTGCAAGATCACACACGCAACGTCAATTCACCCCACAAAATGTCTGATCTCTGCTCAAGACAGATCTAACACCGCATATACCACTTACAACAAATAATCCTTGCCGTTATCTTCTAGaaggttaatttttgcaatggCACCACATAAGCTTTCTCTGGACAGAGCTTTTTCAAACATGAACTTGGCCTTCATAGCAACATTTAAACAcccaaagtttaagaaaaattaaatatggaAATCCTGATTATAGTCGTTGTCTGCATTCCCACAAATTCCTTAAAAATGTAGAACATTATTACTGAGCCCAGAGCAGCAAATCCCCAGAAGGGTAGCTCATTGGGACAATGAGGAGCTGCCCATCACAGCTCAGTCTCCCCAGAGATCTGcttcaaaagaaacaaacaagcaaataaaaatgaaagagaaaaaaatattaaaaaaaaaaggaaaagtggataCTGTTCACTTAGTTTGCAACAGCTGAGTTGCTGTCCTGAGCTTCAGTAACATTTCCCAGACTTTATGAATTCATGAAAGTTCACATTGTATTGTGAAAGTTAACACCTAAATGACTTTACGAGATGTCATTATGTCTCCTGATAAAAAATAACAAGAGTGGCTAGTACTGCGAAAAGTACGAAGAAAAACAGGCATACTTACCTGTGGCATACATCTGTTTTCAAAATTGGTAATTTTACTGATTAGTTATTATCCACTTTTATCAAGTCAGATGCACTCAGGTTTACTCAAGATCATTTTCTTGTAATGTAATTGCAATAAGACAATGTAGTGTTACTGCCCATGAAATGAAGGGCAGAGTAATTTTTGCCCACAACTGAAATCCAAACAACCTGTACAGGTCTAATCAAAGCCATAAACTATGCAAAATCTGAAGATAAGCAGAAAGTTTTCCAGCTCTGTAGAACCATTAACACCCTAATACACTGAAATATCTTTATAGTGATTCTAAGCTGGCAATACATGCCCTCTTCTTGATGATGGGAATGCGACGGTTACCTCCATCATCTGTGAAATGCATACCAAACCCATGTTTGTTTCTGATGAATTTCAGCTGGGACTCTGGCATAAGGAATTCCTTTTAATTCTTCATCTCGCTGGAAAATGCTCATTCATTTCTCTTCTCCAAGTTTTCTGCTCAACCCAAAGAGAATCAATTTGAAATTCAGCAAATAACATTCACtttcaaagatggtaagcctggaGAATGGGAGCCACTCAACATTGCCCACCCTATGGCAACGTAACATTTCATGAACAGTGGAGAGTGTGTCCACTACGGAAGAGCAGTATCCCAAATTCAAAGCACAACAGTCAAATGCCTCCCTAAGGGCAAAACATGAGGACTCCAAAACCTAGGATTCCTCTTCACTTATTCTCTGCTTTGGCTCTATTTTCAGCAGGAAAGAGGGAGAGCATGCATGACAAAGCCTTAATGCTTTGTCAGCTCTTCTGCAGAGCATCTATACACTAATCAAATCCTATTTAAACTACAAAGTACACATTAATGATTAAATAaccattcttttgcttttctccacAAAAGCTCACTTCATTGAACTCTTTTCAAAATAGAGCTTATTTCTGGTCGGTTTTACTGAGTAATTCCATGCTCTCCAGCTATGGtctgaaaatatctttatttgttACCATACTTATTTAATCAACAGCAAAAACTTAGTTCACATTCAGGTATCATTTTTCTTACCTGTTGAATTAGGCCAGAATCTGATGTAAGGGTCTTGATGTTCACAGATGCAATTTCCAATGTAACTTGATCTGTTAGGTATTCCTCATCTAAGACAAAGACTGTGAAACACTGGTCTTCCACCCAAATACAAATTTAAATAGTAAAACTATCAAACAAAATTTACAAGTGTCTAGCATACAAAATTTAACTCCATATCATGACCAGTTACTGGGAAATGTTGGATTAAAAGcccaaaaatattaaattagcAGAGACCACAACCATCATGCAGAGCACGActgtgcaaagaaaaataatccttgcAGAAATCAGATATTAGTATAGCAGTTGTTTTTTAAACCACCACGCTATTTTTGAAGCAAGTTATGTTCTTTGAGAAAGCTGACCAGAGAATATTAACTGAACCAATACATCAAAGTAGGCTGATGACGACTGTTGCAAGTcagtattttttgctttgcttttctcatcaTACTTACAATGTTAATTGTTAAAATATGTACTACActaatatttactttttattctgctgctttatGAATTAGGCTCATCCTACTTATCTCTACTACACAGGAGTTTTCCGAAGCactgaaataatctgttttcaaaatgtgtttatCACCTGCCCTAGGAGTCCACTGAAAAGCACAACATTCTCCAGCATAGCACGAACTCTATTTACCTTTCAAGCTTTACTTCAGCCCTTAACGTGGGGTACAAGGTGTGCACCTTGTGCAAACAGACAAATTTTACTCTGCATGATTAATAAGGTCCTCATCATCAAACCATCTGCATCATTCCCCTGGGTCAGGTACTGACCAACCAATAACACGAACTTAGAAGAGGTTACATTCCACACCTTTTTACACACAAGAACTCTCCGTCGTGATGACTACATTTGTAGTGCTGGTACCTTTCCATTGGCTGTTTGTTTAGTGGTAAGATGTCTTTAAAGAACAGCTGTTATCTTTATGAATCATCAAATAACAAAAAGAAGACATATTTCTTTATCTCACTCAAGAAATTGATCTGAATCAAATAATTCCTCCTTactttgcaagaaagaaaaaaactaacaaaatcattattttcttctttttctggttttataagACTGCTGAAACTTAAAGCCAAAGAGTATTTCACCCCCAGCAGGGTAAATGTTGAATAAGGATCATCTTTATTCTTTATGATTGTAGGTCCagagacaacaacaacaaaaaaataatccaaaaaagtCTGGCTGAAAATGCAGAGTATGGTCATCAGAATTCCACTTCATTTGTGTGGAAACATTATGTGTGACATTTGTTCTATATCTGAGTGGGGATAGAATTATAATCAAAACATGATGAAAACATTAAGACTAATCCTGTAAGTTCCCTCAGCTCATCTTTAATTCATAATCAGTAGAGGGTGCTAAGAACTTTAAGAAGTTATGGCCCACAAACGGTCCCTTAGTTAATTGACCtataaaagcaacaaaacagcCCCCACGCCACCCCCAGCCAATGTACTGTCTATTCAAACATATCTGAAGCAAACATAATTTTGTGTTACACAGAATCAGACCTGCACATCTGTAACCCTTTTTAGCTCACATATTCATATTTCTAAGTctgtatttttacagaaatagTTATGAAAAGTCgttctcaaaagaaaaatttaaatcaaaaaacGAACAGAATATTAAGAGGTATTTGTACCACTTTCAACTCCAAAGGGGAAATGCCAAGCTATATTAGTACTTATATCTTTTTACACTTAGTAAGAGGAAGCAGAAACTAAAATTAAACCAAGTTCATTTCCTTTCTACAGAAAGTGCTGaaatttccccttcctctcagctttcttttttaaattaaatgcatttaaaacatGCAATCTCACATGTCATCTCAGATGTCAAACAACTTTGACAAATTTGAAATGCAGGAATTTATCTAATTAATTTTATGGAGGACCCAATGTCACGAGTGAAATAAAAaacaggacatggaaaagaaTGTTACAGAGAAATTGCTTTAGTGTTAACAAACAGTTGGAAGAACAAACCACCTGGCTGCAAATAAACAGAAAGTAATTTATGATTTCGAATTAGTTTTCTTCCCACATTCTCTTTCCCCACTGAACAGCACTTCTGAGAAGATGCTTGTTTCCTCTGGCTGGCTCCCTCAAGGTCTCTAACCTTTCTTTGACCCCATTGGTATATTGTCCACGCTCCTCAGCAAAAGTTTCCACTGTGACTACCTTCTGCATAGTTTTCTATGACTCTCCCCACTGCAGACCTGATGTGCAACACAGGATGGAGATCACACTACTTGCAGAGTGCTTCTCAACTGAGACCCTGCCAGTGCATTCCCTGGACAAAAGCCAACTACGAAGCCTGggatgacaaaaaaataaacccaccccACACGTCAAGGACACCATAAAGGGGATATTCATGCTGTGTAATCCATGTATTTGACTTCAGTGCAATACAGAACCTGCACTTCCTCACTCCATTTTCAGTGAGGAGAGGCAGAAACTTGTGCAGAGTGGACCTATATTAAGTTCCCAAGTGGATGGTATTAATACCTGCTGAAGGTAAAAGATGGCAGAAAGAGTTAATTGGTTATAGGGCTGAGAACGCAATCAGGTATTTCTGATAACCTGAAGGCACTGGTAATCTCTTCAAAGCCACCTTCTAACATTATCACATCTCTAACATCTGTTCTCTGAACACTGTTTTTTGATGGCACCACTGTATTTTCCCTCCAGATTGAGAACAAAGATCTTCTAATAACAGTTTTAGACTGACTTTTAGATCGAATCTAAACTTTGGAAGGAAATTTCAAAAGTTATATATATACACCAAACTGgccttaaaaatacagaagacaacactatatttaaaacataaacatCTAGGAAAAAGTAAGATTATTTCAATCTGTTAGATAAACCCAATGGTTTTATCGCACGTAACAACACAGATCTATGACACCTGAAtagaaagaattcacaatacttACCTTTAGGTACTCCTGTGTCTTGGACAGGATACTTTTCAGTCTGTCACAAAAATGCAAGAGATACAGATGTTTGTTATTTTGAGTGTAATTGTGCTGGAGAAAGAGTATATAGTTGCATCTCTTAAATTGCTACTGGTTGATCCGTCTACAGTCAGACACAGTAACACTCTTCTTATGTGGGAACTGAGATGCTACTAACACTACTGATTAGCTCATGCAAAAGTAATAGATTGCTGCTttcctgcagtatttttaaatgaaatatttttagtgaaAAAGCAGAGATTGGGaaagaaattttgcatttaaGATAATCTAGAAAAGGCAATGCATACCAGGAGGAACAGAGATGACTTCAGAAGCTCTTTTAGCAGATACAAGTTTTTACTAAAATGTTActgtactgaaagaaaaaaatctttttcccttctgctttaaaattaaaaagctgattAAGATGCAATAGAAAACTATTATTACTGAGTTTAAGGGAATAGCTGCTGATTTCCAGGCATGTTATAACTTATGTTATACCCGAAATCTACCTCCTTCCCTATGACCCCTACCCTTATGTAAAAGTAGGTGTGGCTTTTATAGAAGCTTGTAACCAAGCAAACAGATTAAAGACATCTTAATTTAAGGGAGGGAGGGTGATAAACAAGCTTTAATTTGTCTCAAACATAGCACCTTTCCCCCACCTTTTAAAAACTCCCCTTGGCAAAACACAGCATCTAATTTA
This window encodes:
- the EDARADD gene encoding ectodysplasin-A receptor-associated adapter protein isoform X2, with the protein product MAAPLDPLPPDHAAKEPVEDTDPSTLSLTMTEKYPVQDTGVPKDQCFTVFVLDEEYLTDQVTLEIASVNIKTLTSDSGLIQQPEDKDTQSHTDESLSDLKKTCKENGTCSLCVFRAPTISDMLNDEDLLYTVRLKLDPCHPTVKNWRNLASKWGMTYDELCFLEQKPQSPTLEFLLRNSDRTVEQLIDLCKFYKRIDVVKVLLKWMEEEWPKRGNRTYQNDF
- the EDARADD gene encoding ectodysplasin-A receptor-associated adapter protein isoform X5, translating into MAAPLDPLPPDHAAKEPVEDTDPSTLSLTMTEKYPVQDTGVPKDEEYLTDQVTLEIASVNIKTLTSDSGLIQQPEDKDTQSHTDESLSDLKKTCKENGTCSLCVFRAPTISDMLNDEDLLYTVRLKLDPCHPTVKNWRNLASKWGMTYDELCFLEQKPQSPTLEFLLRNSDRTVEQLIDLCKFYKRIDVVKVLLKWMEEEWPKRGNRTYQNDF
- the EDARADD gene encoding ectodysplasin-A receptor-associated adapter protein isoform X3 produces the protein MAAPLDPLPPVDHAAKEPVEDTDPSTLSLTMTEKYPVQDTGVPKVFVLDEEYLTDQVTLEIASVNIKTLTSDSGLIQQPEDKDTQSHTDESLSDLKKTCKENGTCSLCVFRAPTISDMLNDEDLLYTVRLKLDPCHPTVKNWRNLASKWGMTYDELCFLEQKPQSPTLEFLLRNSDRTVEQLIDLCKFYKRIDVVKVLLKWMEEEWPKRGNRTYQNDF
- the EDARADD gene encoding ectodysplasin-A receptor-associated adapter protein isoform X4, with protein sequence MAAPLDPLPPVDHAAKEPVEDTDPSTLSLTMTEKYPVQDTGVPKDEEYLTDQVTLEIASVNIKTLTSDSGLIQQPEDKDTQSHTDESLSDLKKTCKENGTCSLCVFRAPTISDMLNDEDLLYTVRLKLDPCHPTVKNWRNLASKWGMTYDELCFLEQKPQSPTLEFLLRNSDRTVEQLIDLCKFYKRIDVVKVLLKWMEEEWPKRGNRTYQNDF
- the EDARADD gene encoding ectodysplasin-A receptor-associated adapter protein isoform X6 is translated as MKPDSMLQIYHAAKEPVEDTDPSTLSLTMTEKYPVQDTGVPKDEEYLTDQVTLEIASVNIKTLTSDSGLIQQPEDKDTQSHTDESLSDLKKTCKENGTCSLCVFRAPTISDMLNDEDLLYTVRLKLDPCHPTVKNWRNLASKWGMTYDELCFLEQKPQSPTLEFLLRNSDRTVEQLIDLCKFYKRIDVVKVLLKWMEEEWPKRGNRTYQNDF
- the EDARADD gene encoding ectodysplasin-A receptor-associated adapter protein isoform X1, producing MAAPLDPLPPVDHAAKEPVEDTDPSTLSLTMTEKYPVQDTGVPKDQCFTVFVLDEEYLTDQVTLEIASVNIKTLTSDSGLIQQPEDKDTQSHTDESLSDLKKTCKENGTCSLCVFRAPTISDMLNDEDLLYTVRLKLDPCHPTVKNWRNLASKWGMTYDELCFLEQKPQSPTLEFLLRNSDRTVEQLIDLCKFYKRIDVVKVLLKWMEEEWPKRGNRTYQNDF